The following are encoded together in the Meriones unguiculatus strain TT.TT164.6M chromosome 16, Bangor_MerUng_6.1, whole genome shotgun sequence genome:
- the Fam241b gene encoding protein FAM241B codes for MVRILANGEIVQDDDPRVRSTAPQRSSGARQGFFSRGHGAPPGGPGPRQQQAGAGLGAAQSPFSDLNRQLVNMGFPQWHLGNHVVEPVTSILLLFLLMMLGVRGLLLVGLVYLVSHLSQR; via the exons ATGGTGAGGATCCTGGCCAATGGGGAGATCGTGCAGGATGATGACCCCCGAGTGAGGAGTACCGCCCCGCAGAGAAGTAGCGGTGCTCGGCAG GGGTTTTTCAGCAGAGGTCACGGTGCACCTCCCGGGGGTCCTGGACCCCGGCAGCAGCAGGCAGGTGCCGGACTGGGTGCTGCCCAGTCGCCCTTCAGTGACCTGAACCGGCAGTTGGTGAACATGGGCTTCCCCCAATGGCATCTTGGGAACCACGTGGTGGAGCCCGTGACCTCCATCCTCCTGCTTTTCCTGCTCATGATGCTCGGGGTTCGTGGGCTCCTGCTGGTGGGCCTGGTTTACCTGGTGTCCCACCTGAGCCAGCGGTGA